In Cytobacillus oceanisediminis, the following proteins share a genomic window:
- a CDS encoding ROK family transcriptional regulator — MKSINKKRVLQWIQENSPTSRAEIAAKISISKPTVSLLVDELIGEKWVYEKGIGESSSQGGRRPIHLYFNEKAAYVIGTDIGGTKVKTVISDLGGNIVHSSSFSTCQFLESGLLKQIAKEVHSMLDDCHIPLDQVLGMGAGVPGVTQTSNGVVLEAPSLNWIRYPFIAEANKYFPFPIHVDNDVNVAALGEQWLGNAKNKQNVLFMAVGTGIGSGIIINNQLYRGYSNAAGEMGYMVTDKTDMKKDFKPIFHRYGYLESVAGGKSIGKKLTEVIQQDPDHPAFSQAMKGELPGEMAFALAKKGDTLAITVIEEAIEHLAYGIINSASLLNPEVIILGGGVLKSSDYILPKLDRIVNHYLPSSVELKTSRLGDNAGVLGAVSLFLREHESIIKFSL, encoded by the coding sequence ATGAAATCAATCAATAAAAAGAGAGTACTTCAATGGATTCAGGAAAATTCACCGACTTCAAGGGCCGAGATTGCTGCGAAGATTTCCATAAGCAAGCCGACTGTTTCTTTGCTGGTAGATGAATTGATAGGGGAAAAGTGGGTGTATGAAAAGGGGATAGGCGAATCGTCTTCACAAGGCGGGAGGAGGCCGATACATCTTTATTTCAACGAAAAAGCGGCTTATGTAATCGGAACAGATATCGGCGGCACGAAAGTAAAGACAGTTATTAGTGATCTAGGTGGCAATATCGTTCATTCCAGCAGTTTTTCAACTTGTCAATTTTTAGAATCAGGACTTTTAAAACAAATCGCCAAAGAAGTTCATTCCATGCTTGATGATTGCCATATTCCCTTGGATCAGGTGCTTGGAATGGGAGCGGGGGTTCCTGGAGTTACGCAGACATCCAATGGGGTCGTCTTAGAAGCACCAAGTTTAAATTGGATTCGGTACCCGTTCATAGCGGAAGCAAATAAATACTTCCCTTTCCCGATTCATGTGGACAATGATGTGAATGTTGCAGCACTTGGGGAGCAATGGCTGGGAAACGCAAAAAATAAACAGAATGTTCTGTTTATGGCGGTTGGAACTGGCATTGGAAGCGGAATTATTATCAATAATCAGCTGTACCGCGGGTATTCAAATGCTGCTGGCGAGATGGGCTATATGGTAACGGATAAAACAGATATGAAAAAAGACTTTAAGCCAATCTTTCACCGCTACGGTTATTTGGAAAGCGTCGCCGGCGGAAAATCAATCGGAAAAAAACTGACGGAAGTCATTCAGCAGGATCCGGATCATCCTGCCTTTTCTCAGGCAATGAAGGGAGAGCTGCCGGGGGAAATGGCCTTTGCGCTTGCGAAAAAAGGCGACACATTAGCCATTACGGTCATTGAAGAAGCCATTGAACATCTGGCTTATGGAATCATTAATTCCGCGAGCTTATTGAATCCGGAAGTCATTATTTTAGGAGGTGGTGTTCTAAAATCATCTGATTACATTTTGCCCAAATTGGACAGAATCGTGAATCACTATCTTCCAAGTTCAGTAGAATTGAAGACTTCACGATTAGGTGATAATGCGGGAGTCCTGGGTGCTGTTTCACTCTTTTTGCGGGAGCATGAAAGTATTATCAAATTTTCTTTATGA
- a CDS encoding NEW3 domain-containing protein: MKKIFVYFLSLAVILSLLPLSGSAQSEEHDPDLWSAVKPLDTTVSFLNTGAHPDDERSDFLAYLSRGLGVKTSSLIANRGEGGQNEIGQELGNGLGIIRSREMIEAAKITGVKAYHLSETTSDTIYDFGFSKTKDETLSHWGKDLTYERLIRFIRTYQPDIVMPSFRDSDTQHGHHRTMTILSQEAFKDAADPNVFPEQLKEGLSVWQTKKFYLPAENKDTADTSIEIGMFDPIYGMSYPQIGEESRYMHKSQGMGNDIPVAPRQTHLELVDSAVETNGSKDLFAGIPYDFNEWAKTLPKKEKALQVHFTKFQKSLDGIISSYPSHSQVFSKTQQALKEADRLVKKTEKSKLDSQLKSDLLHKLEVKKEQLLNVSLVSSDLEIKAQAESNILTKGQETAVTVTLTNNGSQKLKNADVELITPEGWKVSDKSKAADLAPGKTAEVSFDVHVPADAEYYHAYETPAIQAKVSYESAGAKTVTVSELDGTIAVLPDVGLTLSPEDLVINTADVQEEVPVNVKVKNYREGAAQASVSLNVPEGWSVSPENAAVNFESSLEEKEVTFTLNPPADIQEGDFKLSAEAVVNGKTFDSTVQEIQYDHIGTFYYLYPAQVNGVAFELLAPEGLKVGYIESGFDKVADYLSNAGLDVTKLTETDLASGDLSQYDTIVVGIRAYLSREDLTANNERLKEYVANGGHMVVQYHKPNDGWVTEDTAPYPLTIGNPSIRWRVTDENAPVTVLQSESPLFNYPNNITEDDWANWIQERGLYYPMQWDDRFETFVRMGDPNEEPFDGGILMADYGEGTYLYTNLVFYRQIQGQVPGGYRIFTNLISYGQNE, translated from the coding sequence TTGAAAAAAATCTTTGTTTATTTTTTGTCCTTAGCGGTAATTCTCTCCCTGCTGCCTCTCAGCGGAAGTGCCCAGTCAGAAGAGCATGACCCCGACCTGTGGAGTGCAGTGAAGCCGCTGGACACAACGGTCAGCTTTTTGAATACAGGAGCACATCCTGACGATGAGCGCAGTGACTTTCTTGCTTACTTATCAAGAGGACTCGGTGTTAAAACCTCAAGCCTGATCGCCAACCGCGGCGAGGGCGGCCAGAATGAAATCGGGCAGGAGCTTGGGAACGGCCTTGGAATTATCCGCTCCCGCGAAATGATTGAAGCAGCGAAAATCACCGGAGTTAAAGCCTACCATTTAAGTGAAACAACCTCTGATACCATCTATGATTTCGGCTTTTCCAAGACTAAGGATGAAACCCTGAGCCACTGGGGCAAGGACCTTACTTATGAAAGATTAATCCGTTTTATTCGTACTTACCAGCCAGATATTGTCATGCCATCCTTCAGAGATTCGGATACCCAGCACGGGCACCACCGCACAATGACCATTCTCAGCCAGGAAGCCTTCAAAGATGCCGCAGATCCTAACGTTTTTCCTGAACAATTAAAAGAGGGATTATCCGTCTGGCAGACAAAAAAGTTCTATTTGCCGGCAGAAAATAAAGATACAGCAGATACATCGATTGAAATAGGCATGTTTGACCCTATCTACGGCATGTCCTATCCGCAAATCGGCGAGGAATCACGCTATATGCACAAAAGCCAGGGAATGGGCAATGACATCCCTGTCGCCCCAAGACAAACGCATTTGGAGTTAGTAGATAGTGCGGTTGAAACAAATGGCAGCAAGGATCTTTTTGCCGGTATCCCATATGATTTTAACGAATGGGCAAAAACTCTCCCTAAGAAAGAAAAAGCATTGCAGGTGCACTTTACAAAATTCCAAAAAAGCCTGGATGGAATTATATCCAGCTATCCTAGTCATAGCCAGGTATTCAGCAAGACGCAGCAAGCATTAAAAGAAGCAGACCGTTTAGTAAAGAAAACAGAGAAATCCAAGCTTGATTCCCAGCTGAAGTCAGATCTGCTTCATAAGCTTGAAGTGAAAAAAGAACAGCTGCTGAATGTGAGCCTGGTATCCTCCGACCTTGAGATCAAAGCACAGGCGGAGTCCAACATCCTGACAAAAGGGCAGGAAACGGCTGTTACTGTCACGTTAACGAATAATGGCAGCCAGAAGCTGAAGAATGCAGATGTTGAACTGATTACTCCAGAGGGCTGGAAGGTTTCTGATAAATCTAAAGCCGCTGACCTTGCACCTGGTAAAACCGCCGAAGTTTCCTTTGACGTTCATGTTCCAGCTGATGCAGAGTATTACCATGCATACGAAACCCCTGCCATTCAGGCAAAGGTCAGCTATGAATCTGCTGGTGCAAAGACAGTGACTGTCTCCGAACTGGATGGCACCATTGCCGTTCTGCCAGACGTTGGCCTTACCCTTTCTCCTGAAGATCTGGTTATAAATACCGCTGACGTTCAGGAAGAAGTGCCTGTCAATGTAAAAGTGAAAAATTACCGTGAAGGAGCAGCCCAAGCTTCCGTATCCTTAAATGTTCCCGAAGGATGGTCAGTCAGCCCGGAAAATGCTGCAGTTAACTTCGAATCTTCATTGGAGGAAAAAGAGGTTACCTTTACACTTAACCCGCCTGCAGATATTCAGGAAGGTGACTTCAAACTATCCGCCGAGGCAGTCGTAAATGGAAAGACCTTTGATTCAACAGTTCAAGAAATTCAATATGACCATATCGGAACATTTTATTACCTGTATCCAGCCCAGGTAAATGGGGTCGCCTTTGAATTGCTGGCACCAGAAGGATTAAAGGTCGGCTACATTGAAAGCGGCTTTGACAAAGTGGCAGATTACTTGTCCAATGCAGGACTCGATGTGACGAAGCTTACTGAGACCGATCTTGCTTCAGGGGACTTAAGCCAATACGATACAATCGTTGTTGGTATCCGTGCCTACCTGTCACGTGAAGACTTAACAGCAAATAATGAACGTTTAAAAGAATACGTCGCAAATGGCGGGCATATGGTGGTCCAATACCATAAGCCGAACGATGGCTGGGTGACAGAAGACACTGCACCATACCCTCTGACTATTGGAAACCCATCCATCAGGTGGAGGGTAACCGATGAAAATGCACCTGTTACCGTTCTGCAGTCTGAATCGCCGCTATTCAACTATCCAAATAACATTACTGAAGACGACTGGGCCAACTGGATTCAGGAAAGAGGATTATACTATCCAATGCAATGGGATGACCGCTTTGAAACCTTCGTGCGCATGGGTGATCCAAACGAGGAGCCATTTGATGGCGGCATTCTCATGGCCGATTACGGAGAAGGTACCTACCTTTATACTAACCTGGTATTCTATCGCCAGATTCAAGGCCAGGTTCCGGGAGGCTACCGCATTTTCACGAACTTGATCAGCTACGGTCAAAATGAATAA
- a CDS encoding extracellular solute-binding protein, which translates to MKNKKRASILTTLSISAALMLSACSSEQGSSSSSEKEPGEKENKLEEKVVIYSPHGKDILSKFEQQFEEKYQIDVEWLDMGSQEILDRIRSEKNNPQADVWWGAPSVNFDQAKDEGLLKPYEPSYAGSLAEGFHDPEWHWSGTSQTPEVIMYNSKELSEDEAPKDWDELLDPKWKDEIIIRYPLASGTMRTIFSAMIYRDFKDSKDTAAGYEWLEKLDANTKEYAANPEMMYNKVAKGEGKLSVWAMPDVVMLKENKNYPFEFIIPESGTPVLTEGIAVVNDAPHPKAAEAFYEFVNTPEAAKILADEFYRIPTRDDVEGLPEWITNTEIKSMEIDWKVFQENSDSWMKYWDENIKSGEKEIKE; encoded by the coding sequence ATGAAAAATAAGAAAAGGGCATCGATATTAACCACTTTATCTATTTCGGCTGCATTAATGCTTTCAGCCTGCAGTTCAGAACAGGGATCCAGCTCAAGCTCTGAGAAGGAGCCGGGAGAGAAAGAGAATAAGCTGGAAGAAAAGGTAGTTATCTATTCACCGCATGGAAAGGATATTCTATCAAAGTTTGAACAGCAATTCGAGGAAAAATATCAGATTGATGTGGAATGGCTTGATATGGGATCACAGGAAATCCTGGACCGGATCCGATCCGAGAAAAACAATCCACAGGCTGATGTCTGGTGGGGAGCGCCATCTGTAAACTTCGATCAGGCAAAGGATGAAGGACTGTTAAAGCCATATGAGCCTTCATATGCAGGAAGTCTGGCAGAAGGCTTCCATGATCCTGAGTGGCACTGGTCCGGAACAAGCCAAACACCGGAAGTCATTATGTATAACAGCAAAGAATTATCAGAAGATGAAGCGCCTAAAGACTGGGATGAGCTTCTGGATCCGAAGTGGAAGGATGAAATCATCATCCGCTACCCGCTGGCATCCGGAACGATGAGAACCATTTTTTCAGCCATGATTTACCGCGACTTTAAGGATTCCAAGGATACAGCGGCCGGTTACGAATGGCTTGAAAAATTGGATGCCAACACGAAAGAATACGCAGCAAATCCTGAAATGATGTACAACAAGGTGGCCAAAGGGGAAGGAAAGCTATCTGTCTGGGCAATGCCTGACGTTGTCATGTTAAAAGAAAATAAAAATTATCCATTTGAATTCATCATTCCGGAAAGCGGAACACCAGTCCTGACAGAAGGGATTGCCGTTGTGAATGATGCTCCGCATCCGAAGGCGGCTGAAGCATTCTATGAGTTTGTCAACACACCTGAAGCAGCCAAAATCCTTGCTGATGAATTTTACCGCATTCCAACAAGGGATGATGTGGAAGGGCTCCCTGAATGGATCACAAATACAGAGATTAAGAGCATGGAGATCGACTGGAAAGTATTCCAGGAAAACAGCGACAGCTGGATGAAGTATTGGGATGAAAACATTAAGAGCGGAGAAAAAGAAATTAAAGAATAG
- a CDS encoding ABC transporter ATP-binding protein, with protein sequence MASINIDNVQKAFGKVIAVDHLNLDIKDGEFFTFLGPSGCGKTTTLRMIAGFYYPTKGVVRFGDKDMTRVPPEKRNTGMVFQNYALFPHMTVFENVAFGLRVRKLGSKELKIKVKDVLQKVRLEQYADRQVSQLSGGQQQRVALARALVIEPEILLLDEPLSNLDAKLRDEMRSEILRLQKDYNITTIYVTHDQAEALSMSDRIAVFNFGVCHQVGTPSEIYNEPANDFVAGFIGEINLLPVKISRIEDENIFVQVQNGESASELSVRNAPFNYNQENKGNLALSIRPESIKILEKETVGKNIFKGMVEEVHFFGSLINVVVRAAGLKLQVNALNSGLSRNLQAGAEIWVELPEEQMRIIPVVTGDAS encoded by the coding sequence ATGGCGTCCATAAACATAGATAATGTCCAAAAAGCCTTTGGAAAGGTTATTGCAGTCGATCATTTAAATCTGGATATAAAGGATGGGGAATTCTTTACCTTCCTTGGACCAAGTGGATGCGGCAAGACGACCACACTGCGGATGATTGCTGGATTCTATTATCCTACTAAAGGCGTTGTCCGTTTTGGCGATAAGGATATGACGCGTGTACCTCCTGAAAAGAGAAATACGGGCATGGTTTTCCAAAACTATGCCCTTTTTCCTCACATGACGGTGTTTGAGAATGTCGCTTTTGGATTAAGGGTTAGAAAACTTGGCTCCAAGGAGCTCAAAATAAAAGTCAAGGATGTATTGCAAAAGGTGAGGCTTGAGCAATACGCCGATCGTCAGGTGAGCCAGTTAAGCGGAGGTCAGCAGCAGCGTGTCGCGCTGGCAAGGGCATTGGTGATTGAACCGGAGATTTTGCTCCTGGATGAGCCACTCAGCAACCTGGATGCCAAGCTGCGCGATGAAATGAGAAGCGAAATACTGAGATTGCAAAAAGATTATAATATCACGACCATCTATGTTACCCATGACCAGGCAGAAGCTCTATCCATGAGCGATCGGATTGCGGTATTTAACTTTGGGGTCTGCCACCAGGTGGGAACACCCTCAGAAATCTATAATGAACCAGCCAATGATTTCGTAGCGGGGTTTATCGGAGAAATCAATCTGCTGCCTGTGAAGATCAGCAGGATAGAAGATGAAAACATTTTTGTACAAGTGCAGAACGGTGAAAGTGCCAGTGAGCTTTCCGTCCGAAATGCCCCGTTCAATTATAATCAGGAAAACAAAGGGAACCTGGCATTATCCATTCGTCCTGAATCTATTAAAATACTGGAAAAAGAGACGGTAGGGAAAAATATCTTCAAAGGAATGGTGGAGGAGGTACATTTCTTCGGCTCCCTCATAAATGTTGTGGTCAGGGCTGCAGGCCTTAAGCTTCAGGTGAATGCCCTGAATAGCGGATTATCCAGGAACCTGCAGGCGGGTGCAGAGATTTGGGTGGAACTCCCTGAAGAGCAGATGCGGATCATTCCTGTGGTGACTGGTGATGCATCATGA